A part of Brassica rapa cultivar Chiifu-401-42 chromosome A05, CAAS_Brap_v3.01, whole genome shotgun sequence genomic DNA contains:
- the LOC108870781 gene encoding uncharacterized protein LOC108870781 → MSRIEVRIVRLWRNYNKESGNTIEMVVVDKEGTRIHVSVGEQLIKKFDDKLGEGDAIVLQWFKVYDATGEYRTTLHPYKIGFFPTTLLEKLMIFQVQFSYFADFSDILGGNLDHSCLVDVVRQIVNFGSLENKIIKGKDNMRLLVELRDPNNVKMMCTLWGCYAKQVYDYSRSNMSTMIICVIRFCSVKERKGAYSISSGYNSTHILLNPTLDFIEEFKSSLPDDSLALTNNDSSQWSVGTATSIRASCKYHNKKVMPTTNVDADGRPLFFCNTCDKEHSDVISRFKLIFHVKDDSSEANFLLFDANAQQIVRHSAAELYDENEDEDFLPEAVSDLFGKRVLFEISVDADNIKGKRSQYVVRLATDDRQMVEEFADLPT, encoded by the exons ATGTCGCGTATTGAAGTTAGGATTGTTCGCTTGTGGAGAAACTATAACAAAGAATCAGGAAACACCATTGAAATGGTGGTTGTTGATAAAGAA GGGACAAGAATTCATGTTTCAGTTGGTGAACAACTCATCAAAAAATTTGATGACAAGCTGGGCGAGGGAGATGCGATTGTCCTCCAGTGGTTCAAAGTGTACGATGCAACTGGTGAATACCGTACAACGCTACATCCTTACAAAATTGGCTTCTTTCCAACAACTTTGTTGGAAAAGCTGATGATTTTCCAAGTGCAGTTCTCGTATTTCGCGGACTTCTCTGATATTCTTGGTGGAAATCTGGATCATAGCTGTTTGGTTG ATGTGGTTCGCCAAATAGTTAACTTCGGGTCTctggaaaacaaaataataaaaggaaaaGACAACATGAGGCTCTTGGTTGAGTTGCGTGACCCAAA TAATGTGAAGATGATGTGTACTCTGTGGGGTTGTTATGCTAAACAAGTATACGATTACAGTAGGAGTAATATGTCGACCATGATTATTTGTGTTATCAGATTCTGTTCTGTTAAAGAGAGGAAAG GTGCTTACTCCATATCTAGCGGATATAATTCAACCCATATTCTGCTCAACCCAACACTTGATTTTATTGAGGAGTTCAAATCAAG TCTCCCTGATGATTCACTTGCTCTTACAAACAACGATAGTAGCCAATGGTCTGTTGGTACTGCTACTTCTATTCGTGCCAG TTGCAAATACCACAATAAAAAAGTGATGCCTACAACCAATGTTGATGCTGATGGCCGGCCCTTGTTCTTCTGCAATACGTGTGACAAAGAACACAGTGATGTCATTTCCAG GTTCAAATTAATTTTCCATGTCAAGGACGATAGCAGTGAGgctaattttcttttgtttgatgCTAATGCTCAACAAATTGTGCGTCATTCTGCTGCTGAACTCTATGACGAG AATGAAGATGAAGACTTCTTACCAGAAGCAGTTAGCGATCTCTTTGGTAAGAGAGTCCTTTTTGAGATTTCAGTTGACGCTGATAACATTAAAGGAAAGAGATCTCAGTATGTTGTTCGATTGGCTACTGATGACCGTCAAATGGTTGAGGAATTTGCTGATTTACCTACTTAA